A genome region from Arthrobacter agilis includes the following:
- a CDS encoding FmdB family zinc ribbon protein, with translation MPIYEYRCPRCDVFEVVRAMGAAPGVDACPTCGEPARRRFTAPHLARTGTAAFQLIDATHRSASEPQVVSGPLPSAGAPRTQPFSSNPLHRKLPRP, from the coding sequence ATGCCGATCTACGAGTATCGCTGCCCCCGGTGCGATGTCTTCGAGGTGGTCCGCGCCATGGGGGCGGCACCCGGGGTGGACGCCTGCCCCACCTGCGGTGAGCCGGCCCGGCGGAGGTTCACCGCCCCGCATCTCGCCAGGACGGGAACGGCAGCGTTCCAACTGATCGATGCGACCCACCGGAGCGCATCGGAACCGCAGGTCGTCTCCGGCCCGCTCCCGTCGGCGGGGGCACCGAGGACCCAGCCCTTCTCGTCCAATCCGCTCCACAGAAAACTGCCGCGGCCCTGA
- a CDS encoding GAF and ANTAR domain-containing protein, translating into MVHHERDKSQPVPALLQDMVLDSDDVEQFLTKLVTMAGHTLSAEDDEVLCGVTLLRDRSKITVASNSPDAQKMDEVQYEYNDGPCLRAARLGTVHYVGDFETEERFPEYSRAIADHGMKSALGVPIPLEGEAKAALNFYSPLTHAFTEQAIEAAQKFAEEVGASLRLAVRIAGLAQARADMRAAMESRTTIDLAAGVIMGQNRCSQDTAMSILKAASSARNIKLRDVAASVLQSLGQGPGKTHFE; encoded by the coding sequence TTGGTACATCACGAGAGGGACAAGAGCCAGCCTGTCCCGGCCCTGCTGCAGGACATGGTCCTCGACAGCGACGACGTCGAGCAGTTCCTGACGAAGCTCGTCACCATGGCAGGGCACACCCTGTCCGCCGAGGACGACGAAGTCCTGTGCGGAGTCACCCTGCTGCGGGACCGGAGCAAGATCACGGTCGCCAGCAACAGCCCTGACGCCCAGAAGATGGACGAGGTCCAGTACGAGTACAACGACGGGCCGTGCCTGCGGGCAGCCCGCCTGGGCACCGTCCACTACGTCGGGGACTTCGAGACCGAGGAGCGTTTCCCCGAGTACAGCAGGGCGATCGCCGACCACGGCATGAAGTCCGCGCTCGGGGTGCCCATCCCGCTCGAGGGTGAGGCGAAGGCGGCGCTGAACTTCTACTCCCCGCTGACCCATGCCTTCACCGAGCAGGCCATCGAGGCGGCGCAGAAGTTCGCCGAGGAGGTCGGGGCATCGCTTCGGCTCGCGGTGCGCATCGCCGGGCTGGCGCAGGCCAGGGCCGACATGCGGGCGGCCATGGAGAGCCGGACCACGATCGACCTGGCCGCCGGCGTGATCATGGGACAGAACCGCTGCTCGCAGGACACCGCCATGTCGATCCTCAAGGCGGCCTCCAGCGCGAGGAACATCAAGCTCCGTGACGTCGCGGCCTCGGTGCTGCAGTCACTCGGCCAGGGGCCGGGGAAGACGCACTTCGAGTAG
- a CDS encoding NmrA family NAD(P)-binding protein, with amino-acid sequence MPQTIAVAGATGDLGERIARALIAQDAEVRVLTRTTGDSAATDALRSLGAKIVPVDYADTDELKGAVGGANAVVSALSGLAPVILDRQTRLLMAAVATGVPRFIPSDYSLDHTTIKDRSNRNLQLRRDFRSILDAAPIRATSVLNGAFADMLTGVAPLILFGRKRVLYWRDADQPMAFTTKDDVAAYTAHAALDPDAPRFLRIAGDTVSSRDLATIMTGISGEQYRLLRAGGIGALRLMARVGQAFSGTSDDLYPAWQGMQYFGNMFSGDGAFHALDNDRYGLRAWTSAREVLQDR; translated from the coding sequence ATGCCACAGACCATCGCCGTCGCAGGAGCCACGGGGGACCTCGGGGAGCGCATAGCCCGGGCCCTCATCGCCCAGGACGCCGAAGTCCGGGTCCTCACGAGGACCACGGGCGATTCCGCCGCCACCGACGCCCTACGCTCCCTCGGGGCGAAGATCGTGCCGGTGGACTACGCGGATACCGACGAGCTGAAGGGCGCCGTCGGTGGGGCCAACGCCGTCGTCTCGGCGCTCAGCGGACTCGCGCCCGTCATCCTCGACCGCCAGACCCGGTTGCTGATGGCGGCCGTGGCTACCGGTGTCCCGCGGTTCATCCCGTCGGACTACTCCCTCGACCACACCACCATCAAGGACCGCTCGAACCGCAACCTGCAGCTCCGGCGGGATTTCCGCAGCATCCTCGACGCCGCGCCGATCCGCGCCACCTCCGTCCTCAACGGCGCCTTCGCGGACATGCTCACGGGCGTGGCGCCCCTGATCCTGTTCGGTCGGAAGAGGGTCCTGTACTGGCGTGACGCAGACCAGCCCATGGCCTTCACCACCAAGGACGACGTCGCCGCCTACACCGCGCACGCCGCCCTCGACCCGGACGCGCCGCGTTTCCTGCGCATCGCCGGCGACACCGTCTCCTCCCGGGACCTGGCGACGATCATGACCGGCATCAGCGGCGAGCAGTACCGCCTGCTCCGTGCCGGCGGCATCGGCGCCCTCCGCCTGATGGCTCGCGTGGGACAGGCCTTCTCGGGGACCTCGGACGACCTGTACCCCGCCTGGCAGGGCATGCAGTACTTCGGCAACATGTTCAGCGGGGACGGCGCCTTCCACGCGCTGGACAACGACAGGTACGGTCTCCGCGCGTGGACCTCCGCCCGGGAGGTCCTGCAGGACCGGTGA
- a CDS encoding DNA alkylation repair protein, which translates to MSTGVGVPAVDEVLAELSALEDPRMRAVNEAHGDDHGVNLSALRAVAKRLKTQQDLARDLWATGDTAARLLALLICRPKAFDHDELDTMLRQARVPKVHDWLVNYVVKKSAHAEQLRIEWLGDPDPVVASAGWALTTERVGKTPAGLDLAGLLDTIEARMKDAPDRLQWAMNHTLAQIGIAHQTHRQRAIAIGERLEVLKDYPTPPNCTSPFAPIWIREMVGRQQGA; encoded by the coding sequence ATGTCCACAGGTGTCGGTGTCCCTGCCGTCGACGAGGTGCTGGCGGAGCTGTCCGCTCTCGAGGATCCCCGGATGCGTGCGGTGAACGAGGCGCACGGAGACGATCACGGCGTGAACCTGTCCGCCCTGCGCGCGGTGGCGAAGCGGCTGAAGACCCAGCAGGACCTGGCGCGTGACCTGTGGGCGACGGGCGACACGGCGGCGCGGCTGCTCGCCCTGCTGATCTGCCGCCCGAAGGCCTTCGACCACGACGAGCTGGACACGATGCTCCGGCAGGCACGAGTCCCGAAGGTGCATGACTGGCTGGTCAACTACGTGGTGAAGAAGAGCGCGCACGCAGAGCAGCTGCGCATCGAATGGCTGGGGGACCCGGACCCCGTGGTGGCCAGCGCCGGCTGGGCGCTCACGACGGAGCGCGTCGGGAAGACACCGGCGGGGCTCGACCTCGCCGGGCTGCTGGACACGATCGAGGCCCGGATGAAGGACGCCCCGGACCGCCTGCAGTGGGCCATGAACCACACGCTGGCGCAGATCGGGATCGCCCACCAGACGCACCGGCAGCGGGCCATCGCCATCGGCGAGCGCCTGGAGGTCCTCAAGGACTACCCGACGCCGCCCAACTGCACGTCCCCGTTCGCACCGATCTGGATCAGGGAGATGGTGGGCCGGCAGCAGGGGGCGTAG
- a CDS encoding AmiS/UreI family transporter, with protein sequence MSSVGLLYVGAVLFLNGLMLIGLVPGKSAAILNFFVGAMQVVFPTIILIQADNDLPTIFGAAGLYLFGFTYLYVGVLQMTGISGEGLGWFSVFVAACAVVIGALQFTLVGDPVFGVIWWTWAVLWLLFFLLLGLGKESLTYVTGWFTIFVAHLTGTIPAFFLLVGRYETNTGLALLVAVVAAASLGAAFFLGRRGIPRGDASSREGVAVSPA encoded by the coding sequence ATGAGCAGTGTCGGTCTGTTATACGTCGGAGCCGTTCTATTCCTCAATGGCCTCATGCTGATCGGTCTGGTCCCGGGCAAATCAGCGGCCATCCTCAATTTCTTCGTCGGGGCGATGCAGGTCGTGTTCCCGACGATCATCCTGATCCAGGCCGACAACGACCTCCCGACCATCTTCGGTGCCGCAGGCCTGTACCTCTTCGGCTTCACCTACCTGTACGTCGGGGTACTCCAGATGACCGGGATCAGCGGCGAGGGCCTTGGCTGGTTCTCGGTGTTCGTCGCCGCGTGCGCCGTCGTGATCGGCGCCCTCCAGTTCACCCTCGTGGGCGACCCCGTCTTCGGCGTCATCTGGTGGACCTGGGCCGTCCTGTGGCTGCTGTTCTTCCTCCTGCTGGGTCTCGGCAAGGAATCGCTCACCTACGTCACGGGCTGGTTCACGATCTTCGTCGCGCACCTCACCGGCACCATCCCGGCGTTCTTCCTGCTGGTGGGCAGGTACGAGACGAACACAGGCCTGGCGCTGCTGGTGGCCGTGGTGGCGGCAGCATCCCTGGGTGCAGCATTCTTCCTCGGCAGGAGAGGTATTCCGCGTGGCGATGCGTCCTCGCGGGAGGGCGTTGCGGTCTCGCCCGCCTGA
- the fmdA gene encoding formamidase, translating to MPDVIFPLDSTRKFEDQEKVGHNRWHPEIPPVATVRPGDSFRVHCREWFDGAIVNDDSADDILNAPLLTVHKLSGPFAVEGAKPGDLLVVDILDVGPIPQEDSGPLAGQGWGYTGIFSRNNGGGFLTDQFPDAYKAIWDFTGQVATSRHVPEVSYVGLIHPGLMGTAPSAGLLAKWNKREGDLIATDPHRVPPLALPPEAEHAVLGSLAASDFDRVAAEAARTAPPRENGGNQDIKNLSKGSRIFYPVFVDGANLSLGDLHFSQGDGEITFCGAIEMGGFIDLRVDVIKGGMDTYGVSENAIFMPGIVDPRYSEWIAFSGTSVTLDGKQHYLDSHLSYQRACLHAIAYLTKFGYSPEQAYLLLGSAPIEGRLSGVVDIPNSCSTVYLPTAIFDFDIRPSAAGPYRVDPGMGAPRSSNA from the coding sequence ATGCCTGACGTCATATTCCCGCTCGATTCGACCAGGAAATTCGAGGACCAGGAGAAAGTCGGACACAATCGATGGCACCCCGAGATCCCCCCGGTGGCGACCGTCAGGCCGGGCGATTCCTTCAGGGTCCACTGCCGTGAATGGTTCGACGGGGCGATCGTCAACGACGATTCCGCGGACGACATCCTCAACGCTCCCTTGCTCACCGTCCACAAGCTCAGCGGTCCCTTCGCCGTCGAAGGAGCGAAACCCGGCGATCTCCTCGTGGTGGATATCCTCGACGTCGGTCCCATCCCGCAGGAGGACTCGGGCCCGCTGGCAGGGCAGGGCTGGGGATATACGGGCATCTTCTCCCGGAACAACGGCGGCGGTTTCCTGACCGATCAGTTCCCCGACGCCTACAAGGCCATCTGGGATTTCACCGGGCAGGTGGCGACGTCGCGGCATGTGCCGGAGGTGTCCTACGTCGGGCTCATCCACCCGGGCCTGATGGGCACGGCGCCGTCGGCGGGGCTGCTGGCGAAGTGGAACAAGCGCGAGGGAGACCTGATCGCCACCGATCCCCACCGGGTACCGCCTCTCGCGTTGCCACCGGAGGCCGAACACGCCGTCCTCGGAAGCCTGGCTGCATCCGACTTCGACCGGGTGGCCGCGGAGGCCGCCCGTACGGCGCCACCCCGGGAGAACGGCGGCAACCAGGACATCAAGAACCTGTCGAAGGGTTCGCGGATCTTCTACCCGGTGTTCGTGGACGGCGCGAATCTGTCCCTGGGCGACCTGCACTTCTCCCAGGGGGACGGCGAGATCACCTTCTGCGGGGCCATCGAGATGGGTGGTTTCATCGACCTGCGGGTCGATGTCATCAAGGGTGGCATGGACACCTACGGGGTGAGCGAGAACGCCATCTTCATGCCCGGCATCGTGGACCCCCGGTACAGCGAGTGGATCGCCTTCTCCGGCACGTCCGTGACCCTGGACGGCAAGCAGCACTACCTCGACTCGCACCTGTCCTACCAGCGGGCCTGCCTGCACGCGATCGCCTACCTCACGAAGTTCGGCTACAGCCCCGAGCAGGCCTACCTGCTCCTGGGTTCGGCACCCATCGAGGGGAGGCTCTCCGGCGTGGTGGACATCCCCAACTCCTGCTCGACGGTCTACCTCCCCACCGCGATCTTCGACTTCGACATCCGGCCGTCGGCCGCCGGCCCGTACAGGGTGGACCCCGGCATGGGGGCGCCCAGATCGAGCAACGCGTAG
- a CDS encoding S1C family serine protease, whose protein sequence is MFRTGIPSSPAAAGLALLLLATGCTATGPTDNSTSAPAQVQGEADGGSSASPSSGGSGSSGSSGSGSQDDMSIPDIVDAVQPSVVTIFTEEGLGSGVIYTEDGLVLTNEHVIHGNQDVEVAFADGQRVSGTVEASDAVSDLALVRADRTDLPAATFQSGLPRIGELAVVIGSPLGFENTATSGIISGLHREIPGSASSSQSLVDLIQTDAAISPGNSGGAVVNGRGEIIGISEAYIPPTQGAVALGFAIPAPTATEVAEELREDGTAEHAFMGLAPGAITPQIAEQLNLRDTTGVVVLSVSRGGPADEAGIRPGDIITKIGDDELSTPEDLLAALRQRDPGENVSVEARRGSDTRTVDVALTDRPAAQG, encoded by the coding sequence ATGTTCCGCACCGGTATCCCGTCGTCGCCCGCCGCCGCGGGCCTCGCACTCCTGCTCCTGGCCACCGGCTGCACGGCCACCGGGCCCACCGACAACTCCACCAGTGCCCCCGCGCAGGTACAGGGCGAGGCGGACGGCGGCTCGTCGGCCTCGCCGTCGTCCGGGGGGTCGGGCTCGTCGGGCTCGTCCGGGTCGGGCTCGCAGGACGACATGAGCATCCCCGACATCGTCGATGCGGTGCAGCCCTCCGTCGTCACCATCTTCACCGAGGAGGGGCTCGGCAGCGGTGTCATCTACACGGAGGACGGCCTCGTCCTCACCAACGAGCACGTGATCCACGGGAACCAGGACGTGGAGGTCGCCTTCGCCGACGGGCAGCGGGTGTCGGGCACGGTGGAGGCATCGGACGCCGTCTCCGACCTGGCCCTCGTGCGCGCCGACCGCACCGACCTGCCCGCCGCCACGTTCCAGTCCGGCCTGCCGCGCATCGGCGAGCTCGCCGTCGTCATCGGCTCGCCCCTCGGCTTCGAGAACACGGCGACGTCGGGCATCATCTCGGGCCTCCACCGCGAGATCCCCGGGTCCGCGTCCTCGAGCCAGTCTCTCGTGGACCTCATCCAGACCGACGCGGCGATCAGCCCGGGGAACTCCGGGGGCGCCGTCGTGAACGGGCGCGGCGAGATCATCGGCATCAGCGAGGCCTACATCCCGCCCACCCAAGGCGCAGTGGCCCTCGGCTTCGCGATCCCCGCCCCTACCGCCACGGAGGTGGCCGAGGAGTTGCGTGAGGACGGCACGGCCGAGCACGCGTTCATGGGCCTGGCTCCGGGCGCCATCACACCGCAGATCGCCGAGCAGCTGAACCTCCGCGACACCACGGGCGTCGTGGTGCTGTCGGTGTCGCGGGGCGGTCCGGCGGATGAGGCCGGGATCCGGCCGGGGGACATCATCACGAAGATCGGGGACGACGAGCTGTCGACGCCCGAAGACCTCCTGGCGGCGCTGCGTCAGCGCGACCCGGGGGAGAACGTCTCCGTCGAGGCCCGCCGCGGTTCGGACACGCGGACGGTGGACGTGGCACTGACCGACCGGCCCGCGGCGCAGGGCTGA
- a CDS encoding putative protein N(5)-glutamine methyltransferase, with product MPHHPPDAVALPHPTEAELTSRLRAAGCVFAEDEARLLVASGASPAALAVMVDQRVAGLPLEHILGWVDFCGLRLAVGPGVFVPRQRSAFLVECAASLTTAGATVLDLCCGCGALGAALAHEVGEVTLHASDISGTAVDLARRNLAAPGAQLYVGDLFDPLPVALRGTVDTLLCNTPYVPSSRVGTLPPEAREHEPLISLDGGWDGLELQRRVAREAREWLVPGGHLLFEVGEDQEQDCVRLLGAAGFRAWSRTRPEIGATVVVGRSPA from the coding sequence ATGCCGCACCACCCGCCGGACGCCGTTGCCCTCCCCCACCCCACCGAAGCGGAGCTGACGTCCCGGCTGCGTGCTGCCGGATGCGTGTTCGCCGAGGACGAGGCCCGGCTGCTGGTTGCGAGCGGAGCTTCCCCCGCCGCCCTGGCCGTGATGGTCGATCAGCGCGTGGCGGGCCTCCCCCTCGAGCACATCCTGGGCTGGGTGGACTTCTGCGGCCTGCGCCTCGCGGTGGGACCGGGCGTCTTCGTCCCGCGCCAGCGGTCCGCTTTCCTCGTCGAGTGCGCAGCGTCGCTGACGACGGCGGGAGCCACCGTCCTCGACCTCTGCTGCGGGTGCGGCGCGCTCGGCGCGGCGCTCGCGCACGAGGTCGGGGAGGTGACCCTGCACGCCTCGGACATCTCCGGCACGGCCGTCGACCTCGCCCGGCGCAACCTCGCCGCGCCGGGCGCGCAGCTCTATGTGGGGGATCTTTTCGACCCCCTGCCCGTGGCGCTGCGGGGCACGGTCGACACCCTGCTCTGCAACACCCCCTACGTGCCGTCGTCGCGGGTGGGCACCCTGCCGCCCGAAGCGCGGGAGCATGAGCCCCTGATCAGCCTGGACGGCGGGTGGGACGGACTCGAGCTGCAGCGCCGGGTGGCCCGCGAGGCCCGGGAGTGGCTGGTGCCCGGCGGCCACCTGCTGTTCGAGGTGGGCGAGGACCAGGAACAGGACTGCGTCCGCCTGCTCGGCGCCGCCGGATTCCGGGCCTGGTCGAGGACCCGCCCGGAGATCGGCGCGACCGTGGTGGTCGGACGGTCACCGGCCTGA
- a CDS encoding DUF2834 domain-containing protein: MKPRTRQPLPARSIAVVAAYAVLSVAGLLGTWYFNLTYSGTDGTYVEAWFANPASSSAAVDVIVTALVACIFYGVEGRRLGWRLRWLLFIPLTFVIALAFALPLFLMLRELQLAQGAPHERTTGQSPMGQAA, from the coding sequence ATGAAGCCGCGCACCCGTCAGCCGCTGCCGGCCCGCTCCATCGCCGTCGTCGCCGCCTACGCGGTGCTGTCGGTCGCCGGGTTGCTCGGGACCTGGTACTTCAACCTGACGTACTCGGGCACCGACGGCACCTACGTCGAGGCCTGGTTCGCCAACCCGGCCAGTTCCTCCGCTGCCGTGGACGTCATCGTGACGGCGCTCGTGGCGTGCATCTTCTACGGCGTCGAGGGACGGCGGCTCGGCTGGCGCCTGCGGTGGCTGCTGTTCATCCCGCTCACCTTCGTGATCGCCCTCGCGTTCGCGCTGCCGTTGTTCCTGATGCTGCGTGAACTCCAGCTCGCCCAGGGGGCGCCCCACGAGCGGACCACCGGGCAGAGCCCGATGGGGCAGGCGGCGTGA
- a CDS encoding MATE family efflux transporter — protein MDQTLPDNRRLSRSILRLAVPALGALIAEPLFLLADSAIVGHLGVDQLAGVGLASTVLQTAVGLMVFLAYSTTPAVARLLGAGRRPEALAAGRDGVGLAVLLGVVLSVAGWTAAPQLASLLGAEGAVHAFAVDYLRWSMPGLTAMLVVLAATGVLRGLQDTRTPLVVAGAGFGVNIALNYLLVYGAGMSVAGSALGTSLAQWGMAAVYLVLIVRSSRREGVSLKPSLRGIRSTASVGSWLMLRTLSLRVAILATVFVATAQGPLSLASHQLVMTVFTFLAFALDALAIAAQALIGKELGSGNRPLARALTRRMILWGVGFGVVTGCLLAAVVPFVGWIFTTDPAVQGAFAAGLWVLAASQPVCGFVFVLDGVLIGAGDARYLALAGVVNLVVYVPLLVLVGRADLTGGEGIVWLWLAFGVGYMLARAATLGWRVRDDRWMVTGATRSTADRRA, from the coding sequence GTGGATCAGACCCTGCCAGACAACCGCCGGCTCAGCCGAAGTATCCTCCGGCTGGCCGTGCCGGCCCTCGGTGCGCTCATCGCCGAGCCGCTCTTCCTGCTCGCGGACTCCGCGATCGTGGGGCACCTCGGCGTCGACCAGCTCGCCGGGGTGGGCCTCGCGTCCACGGTGCTGCAGACCGCCGTCGGGCTCATGGTCTTCCTCGCCTACTCCACGACCCCCGCCGTCGCCCGCCTGCTCGGGGCGGGCCGCCGGCCCGAGGCGCTCGCGGCCGGGCGTGACGGAGTGGGCCTCGCGGTCCTCCTCGGGGTCGTGCTCTCCGTCGCCGGGTGGACCGCCGCACCGCAGCTCGCCTCGCTCCTGGGTGCGGAGGGTGCGGTCCACGCGTTCGCCGTCGACTACCTGCGCTGGTCCATGCCCGGGCTCACAGCCATGCTCGTGGTCCTCGCCGCCACGGGGGTGCTGCGCGGACTGCAGGACACCCGGACGCCCCTGGTCGTCGCCGGCGCGGGGTTCGGCGTCAACATCGCGCTGAACTACCTCCTCGTCTACGGCGCCGGGATGTCGGTGGCCGGGTCCGCCCTCGGGACGAGCCTCGCGCAGTGGGGCATGGCGGCCGTCTACCTCGTGCTGATCGTGCGGTCCTCCCGGCGGGAGGGCGTGTCGCTGAAGCCGTCCCTCCGCGGCATCCGTAGTACCGCGAGCGTGGGCTCGTGGCTCATGCTGCGCACCCTGTCCCTCCGCGTGGCCATCCTCGCCACGGTGTTCGTGGCGACGGCGCAGGGCCCCCTGAGCCTCGCCTCCCACCAGCTCGTCATGACCGTCTTCACCTTCCTCGCCTTCGCGCTCGACGCCCTGGCCATCGCCGCCCAGGCGCTCATCGGCAAGGAACTCGGCTCCGGGAACCGGCCCCTGGCGCGGGCGCTCACGCGGCGGATGATCCTCTGGGGCGTGGGCTTCGGGGTCGTCACCGGCTGCCTGCTCGCCGCGGTGGTGCCCTTCGTCGGGTGGATCTTCACCACCGATCCCGCCGTCCAGGGCGCGTTCGCCGCCGGGCTGTGGGTGCTCGCCGCCTCCCAGCCGGTCTGCGGCTTCGTCTTCGTGCTCGACGGCGTCCTGATCGGCGCCGGGGACGCCCGCTACCTGGCGCTCGCCGGTGTCGTGAACCTCGTGGTCTACGTGCCGCTGCTGGTCCTCGTGGGCCGTGCGGACCTGACGGGAGGGGAGGGGATCGTGTGGCTGTGGCTGGCCTTCGGCGTCGGGTACATGCTGGCGCGTGCGGCGACCCTCGGGTGGCGTGTCCGGGACGACCGGTGGATGGTCACCGGCGCCACTCGGAGCACCGCGGACCGTAGGGCGTGA
- a CDS encoding metallophosphoesterase family protein, whose translation MERVAVISDLHGNVTAFTAVLADLRRRGISTVYNLGDVAGKGPRGSECVRLSRLHCAVTVRGNWDDFLPSETPEWRDDAGWWWHNELTPEDRRWLQSLPLSHDISLSGRRIRMFHASAKSVYHRVHARHSDEEFDGMFAATELTGDGPPPDVVCYGDIHDAFVSTYRSRTLMNVGSVGNPLDEPQASYVILEGEPDGDRSAPFGIQFVRVAYDVEAEIAVAVELGMPALEPYAIELRTAVYRGQHAGLGMTDAART comes from the coding sequence ATGGAACGCGTCGCCGTGATCTCGGACCTGCACGGGAACGTCACCGCCTTCACGGCGGTGCTGGCGGACCTCCGACGCCGCGGTATCTCCACCGTCTACAACCTGGGTGACGTCGCCGGCAAGGGGCCCCGCGGCTCGGAATGCGTCCGCCTGAGCCGCCTGCACTGCGCGGTCACGGTGCGCGGGAACTGGGACGACTTCCTGCCCAGCGAGACCCCGGAGTGGCGCGACGACGCCGGCTGGTGGTGGCACAACGAACTGACCCCCGAGGACCGCCGGTGGTTGCAGTCGCTCCCGCTGTCGCACGACATCTCGCTGAGCGGTCGGCGCATCCGCATGTTCCACGCGTCGGCGAAGAGCGTCTACCACCGGGTGCACGCCCGGCACAGCGACGAGGAGTTCGACGGCATGTTCGCGGCCACGGAACTCACCGGTGACGGGCCGCCGCCGGACGTCGTCTGCTACGGCGACATCCATGACGCCTTCGTCTCCACCTACCGGAGCAGGACGCTCATGAACGTGGGCAGTGTGGGCAACCCGCTGGACGAACCGCAGGCCTCGTACGTGATCCTGGAGGGAGAGCCGGACGGCGATCGCTCGGCTCCCTTCGGTATCCAGTTCGTGCGGGTGGCGTACGACGTCGAGGCGGAGATCGCCGTCGCCGTCGAGCTGGGCATGCCCGCCCTCGAGCCCTACGCGATCGAACTGCGCACGGCCGTGTACCGGGGGCAGCACGCCGGGCTCGGGATGACCGACGCCGCGCGGACGTGA
- a CDS encoding iron chaperone has protein sequence MGSVDDSLAALPAADRACLQRVIACAGEVRPDAQDGVSYGLPALLLGGKPLLGVAATARHLALYPFSPAVIDAVAPALDGFARSRGTIRFTAARPLPDDVVREIVRLRSLEITGP, from the coding sequence ATGGGATCGGTCGACGACTCACTCGCCGCACTGCCGGCTGCGGACCGGGCGTGCCTGCAGCGCGTCATCGCCTGTGCCGGGGAAGTACGGCCCGATGCGCAGGACGGGGTGAGCTACGGCCTGCCGGCGCTCCTCCTCGGGGGGAAGCCGTTGCTCGGCGTCGCCGCCACCGCCAGGCACCTCGCCCTGTACCCGTTCTCGCCCGCCGTGATCGACGCCGTCGCACCGGCCCTCGACGGTTTCGCCCGATCCAGGGGCACCATCCGTTTCACGGCGGCACGGCCGCTGCCCGACGACGTCGTCCGCGAGATCGTCCGCCTCCGCAGCCTCGAGATCACCGGACCGTAG
- a CDS encoding cache domain-containing protein: MTATIPALKAAGEIAAWMNALSLDVHRFAADSTALWSDHPHPLSITPGDITRLEALAEAFLGSHDFVVGAGAIFATEAIRSKDGGLEWWIRREHGIEKLEFDLRPGGERFYDYQNMPFFAAANRTGEQTAWGPYVDYLGMDEYILTFSAPIQLEGKFAGVAGCDIRIRTLEAILMPTLRAIPGNAALLNAGGRVVVGNSGAHLVGERVRPPADAGRLIPIAVPHLGFSLLVSD; this comes from the coding sequence AGGTGAGATCGCGGCCTGGATGAACGCCCTGAGCCTCGATGTCCACAGGTTCGCAGCGGACTCGACAGCGCTGTGGTCGGACCACCCTCATCCCCTGTCGATCACTCCCGGCGATATCACACGCCTGGAGGCCCTGGCGGAGGCATTCCTCGGCTCCCACGATTTCGTCGTGGGAGCGGGCGCCATCTTCGCCACCGAGGCCATCAGGAGCAAGGATGGCGGTCTCGAGTGGTGGATCAGGCGCGAGCACGGCATCGAGAAGCTGGAATTCGACCTGAGGCCGGGCGGAGAGCGCTTCTACGACTACCAGAACATGCCGTTCTTCGCCGCGGCGAACCGGACGGGCGAACAGACCGCGTGGGGACCGTATGTGGACTACCTCGGGATGGACGAGTACATCCTCACCTTCTCGGCGCCGATCCAGCTCGAAGGGAAGTTCGCGGGAGTAGCGGGCTGTGACATCAGGATCAGGACGCTCGAGGCCATCCTCATGCCCACGCTTCGGGCGATTCCTGGGAACGCCGCGCTGCTCAATGCCGGCGGCCGTGTCGTCGTGGGGAATTCCGGGGCACATCTGGTCGGCGAGAGAGTCCGCCCTCCTGCGGATGCGGGACGCCTGATCCCGATCGCCGTACCGCATCTCGGGTTCTCACTGCTGGTGTCCGACTGA